The following coding sequences lie in one Pontibacter sp. G13 genomic window:
- a CDS encoding START domain-containing protein: MKRLISTIWVLLIASNLLGQAWELASNKRGVTVYTRLETGSQVKAFRAEKEIQAPMEDILKILSDISTYTQWYDHCKSAEKLSIGENSFIYQMEFAMPFPFSNRYVVNEVIVTQTDSITFLDFQQVSGVKYYLEKAVRMPVSKGNWILTSTGPSTTYVSHQYLGDPAGHIPSGLINMLLVSGPINTLVQLEEFILSQ, encoded by the coding sequence ATGAAACGACTCATCTCAACCATTTGGGTCCTATTGATCGCTTCAAATCTATTAGGACAAGCGTGGGAACTGGCTTCCAATAAGCGGGGGGTAACCGTGTATACTAGGCTGGAAACAGGGTCTCAGGTAAAAGCTTTTCGAGCAGAAAAAGAGATACAAGCACCAATGGAGGATATCCTCAAAATCCTTTCCGACATCTCCACATATACTCAATGGTATGACCATTGCAAATCTGCAGAGAAACTTTCCATCGGTGAAAACTCCTTCATCTACCAGATGGAGTTTGCTATGCCTTTTCCGTTCAGCAATCGCTATGTAGTAAATGAGGTCATCGTCACGCAAACGGACTCGATCACATTCCTGGACTTTCAACAAGTGTCAGGTGTCAAGTATTATCTGGAAAAGGCTGTCCGAATGCCTGTATCCAAAGGCAATTGGATTTTGACAAGTACGGGACCCTCAACTACGTATGTATCTCACCAATACCTCGGTGATCCAGCAGGTCATATTCCTAGCGGACTGATCAATATGCTCTTGGTATCAGGGCCGATCAATACGCTCGTCCAGCTAGAGGAATTTATCTTGTCTCAATGA